From Macrobrachium rosenbergii isolate ZJJX-2024 chromosome 17, ASM4041242v1, whole genome shotgun sequence, one genomic window encodes:
- the LOC136847612 gene encoding cilia- and flagella-associated protein 251-like, which yields MGLHAYKNTHTSGCHSGTINDSSNFHISGDVVGGRAKEEEEEEEEEEEEEEGEGKEEEEEEEEEEGGEEDRQDELVKAEKRGVREGDIQGENENEEDEEGEGKEEEEEEEEDRQEEEEEEEEDRQDELVKGEKRGVREGDIQGENEDEEEEEDRQDELVKGEKRGPRGRDTEGENEEEEEEEEEEEEEYEEEEDEGKEGGEKES from the coding sequence ATGGGACTCCATGCATACAAGAATACACACACGTCCGGATGTCACTCTGGAACGATTAATGATTCCAGCAACTTTCATATTTCTGGAGATGTAGTCGGCGGGAgagcgaaggaggaggaggaggaggaggaggaggaggaggaggaggaggagggtgagggaaaggaggaggaggaggaggaggaggaggaggaaggaggggaggaagacaGGCAGGATGAGCTGGTGAAAGCGGAAAAAaggggagtgagagagggagatatacagggagagaatgagaatgaggaagatgaggagggtgagggaaaggaggaggaggaggaggaagaggaagacaggcaggaggaggaggaggaggaggaggaagacaggcAGGATGAGCTggtgaaaggggaaaaaaggggagtgagagagggagatataCAGGGAGagaatgaggatgaggaggaggaggaagacaggcAGGATGAGCTggtgaaaggggaaaaaaggggacCCAGAGGGAGAGATACAGAGggagagaatgaggaggaggaggaggaggaggaggaagaggaggaggagtatgaggaggaggaagatgagggaaaggaagggggagaaaaGGAGAgttag